One Syntrophaceae bacterium DNA window includes the following coding sequences:
- a CDS encoding polysaccharide biosynthesis tyrosine autokinase has protein sequence MGKLYKALEKAEKERSQAKGLGGAQGETIAQIPEPTFTGAAAPVPLTVPEEIEATPAKIPEPQPARAIPPVSIPVSEEVEAYSAKNTEPQPARVYPPISLPVPDEIVFPDFDEKLVAYREPGSVVSEQFRKLRTQLLTLKLPNQPKTIMVTSAAEGEGKTLVSTNLATILAHDLHSYALLVDADLRNPALSRWFGLTNGRGLSDYLTGGADIPQLLLKTKIAKLTILSSGSTRENPVELIGSKRMEALVNELKSRYSDRYIIFDSSPLLATTEPSVLTKLVDGIILVVRAGSTPRETVKQALTTIDPSKVLGVVLNDLALESKELNARYFGSSRYYYRYGYGSSKERGDDATVADRIMKNVFRFFKKDS, from the coding sequence ATGGGGAAGTTGTACAAGGCTCTCGAGAAAGCTGAAAAGGAGCGCAGCCAGGCAAAGGGCCTGGGGGGGGCTCAAGGGGAGACGATCGCACAGATTCCGGAGCCGACATTCACAGGGGCAGCAGCGCCGGTGCCCTTGACGGTGCCCGAGGAAATTGAAGCAACCCCTGCGAAGATCCCGGAGCCGCAGCCGGCAAGGGCTATCCCACCCGTTTCGATCCCGGTTTCCGAAGAAGTCGAAGCATATTCGGCGAAGAACACGGAGCCGCAGCCGGCAAGGGTTTATCCGCCCATTTCCCTGCCGGTACCGGATGAGATCGTCTTCCCCGATTTCGACGAGAAACTGGTGGCATACCGCGAGCCCGGCTCCGTTGTGTCCGAGCAGTTTCGAAAGCTGCGGACGCAGCTCCTTACGCTGAAGCTTCCCAATCAGCCCAAGACGATCATGGTCACCAGTGCCGCGGAAGGGGAGGGAAAAACGCTCGTCTCTACCAACCTGGCCACCATCCTCGCCCATGACCTGCACTCCTATGCGCTGCTCGTGGATGCCGATCTCCGGAATCCCGCTCTTTCCCGCTGGTTTGGGTTGACCAACGGCCGCGGGCTCTCCGATTACCTGACCGGAGGTGCAGACATTCCGCAGCTGCTCTTGAAGACAAAAATCGCAAAGCTCACGATCCTCTCGAGTGGGAGTACTAGGGAGAACCCTGTCGAGTTGATCGGCTCCAAACGGATGGAAGCTCTCGTCAATGAACTCAAGAGCCGCTACAGTGACAGATATATCATCTTCGACTCATCGCCCCTGCTGGCCACGACGGAGCCCAGCGTGCTTACCAAGCTCGTCGACGGCATCATCCTGGTGGTCAGGGCTGGTTCGACGCCGCGCGAAACCGTGAAGCAGGCACTCACGACAATCGACCCTTCCAAAGTTCTCGGTGTTGTCCTGAACGACTTGGCCCTGGAGTCGAAAGAACTCAATGCTCGGTATTTCGGCTCATCCCGCTATTACTACCGTTATGGGTATGGTAGCTCGAAGGAGCGCGGCGACGATGCAACGGTAGCGGACAGGATCATGAAAAATGTGTTTCGGTTTTTCAAAAAAGACAGTTGA
- a CDS encoding TIGR03013 family PEP-CTERM/XrtA system glycosyltransferase, giving the protein MIIGDFKQISSICRTCQIDRVIVALDERRGSLPLNELLQCRLKGIHVDDGISFRESLLGKLSIEHLPPSAIIFSNGFRGVMVYKGIKRAFDLAVSIFALFLFLPLCLLIALAIKLDSRGPVFYTQERVGQDGRLFSLIKFRSMTVDAEKDGPVWALVNDKRVTRVGRWLRKLRLDEIAQIINVIRGEMSLVGPRPERPYFVRKLEKEIPFYCHRHAVKPGITGWAQILYPYGATMEDAKEKLKYDLYYIKHLSPIMDLRIIADTAKIVLFGRGAR; this is encoded by the coding sequence ATGATCATCGGGGATTTCAAGCAAATCTCTTCCATCTGCAGAACCTGTCAAATTGACCGCGTGATCGTGGCCCTTGACGAGCGGCGCGGGAGTCTTCCCTTGAACGAGCTTCTGCAGTGCCGGCTCAAGGGGATTCATGTCGACGACGGTATCTCCTTCCGCGAGAGCCTGTTGGGGAAACTATCCATCGAACATCTGCCGCCGAGCGCCATTATCTTCTCAAACGGGTTCCGAGGGGTAATGGTCTACAAGGGAATCAAGCGCGCATTTGATCTCGCTGTTTCGATTTTCGCCCTTTTCCTTTTTCTGCCCCTGTGCCTGCTGATCGCGCTGGCCATAAAGCTGGATTCCCGGGGTCCCGTGTTTTACACGCAGGAGAGGGTTGGCCAAGACGGCAGGCTGTTCAGCCTGATCAAATTCCGCTCCATGACGGTGGACGCGGAAAAAGACGGGCCTGTGTGGGCCCTAGTGAACGATAAGCGAGTAACCCGAGTCGGAAGATGGCTGCGAAAACTGCGTTTGGATGAGATTGCCCAGATCATCAACGTCATTCGGGGTGAAATGAGCCTCGTCGGGCCACGGCCGGAAAGACCGTATTTTGTGCGAAAGCTGGAGAAGGAGATTCCTTTCTATTGCCATAGACATGCGGTCAAGCCCGGTATTACGGGTTGGGCACAGATTTTGTATCCTTATGGAGCGACCATGGAGGACGCAAAGGAGAAATTGAAATACGACCTGTACTACATCAAGCACCTGTCACCCATTATGGACCTACGGATCATTGCGGACACGGCGAAAATCGTGCTTTTCGGCCGCGGTGCCCGCTGA
- a CDS encoding AAA family ATPase, with the protein MYNKFYGLKDKPFEITPDPRYLYLSESHREALAHLTYALNESKGFTVITGEVGTGKTTLVQMLLSRLDSHTRIAHLFNPKLGTRDFFKYICQDFGLKTDGFSTKGEFLSLLHTFLMECYARRERVVLIIDEAQTLSPALLEEVRLLTNLETPKAKLLQVVLLGQPELDRTLAQNEFRQLKQRISLRFNLKPLNRQETGEYIVRRLKAAGARNTDLFDDDAIKEIYKYSKGIPRLINVICDNSLMTGFVYEKHRIDKNIVREVIKDMEGPAVRKGWKAIFLPAIVILAIAGILVAWWGDLSFGNRPYAGESVQKVFRSKISRVLEITSLERFDKAAEAVRTAGFSVEQAIPSADPGQRNERAQ; encoded by the coding sequence ATGTACAACAAATTTTACGGATTGAAAGACAAGCCGTTCGAGATCACGCCGGACCCCAGGTATCTCTACCTGAGTGAGAGCCACCGGGAGGCGCTGGCCCACCTGACCTACGCTCTTAACGAGTCAAAGGGCTTCACGGTCATCACAGGAGAGGTCGGCACGGGTAAGACGACCCTTGTGCAAATGCTCCTGTCCCGGCTCGACAGTCACACGCGCATTGCCCACCTGTTCAACCCGAAGCTCGGCACTCGCGACTTTTTCAAGTACATCTGCCAGGACTTCGGGCTGAAAACAGATGGGTTTTCCACCAAGGGGGAATTCCTTTCCCTGCTCCACACCTTCCTCATGGAATGCTATGCCCGACGGGAACGGGTGGTCCTCATCATCGACGAGGCCCAGACGCTGTCGCCTGCCCTCCTTGAGGAGGTACGGCTACTCACCAACCTTGAGACGCCTAAGGCGAAGCTGCTGCAGGTGGTCCTTCTGGGCCAGCCGGAGCTTGACAGAACGCTGGCACAAAACGAATTCCGCCAGCTCAAGCAGCGCATTTCGCTGCGCTTCAACCTCAAGCCCTTGAACAGGCAGGAAACAGGAGAGTACATCGTTCGAAGGCTCAAGGCGGCGGGGGCAAGAAACACAGATCTCTTCGACGACGATGCCATCAAGGAGATTTACAAGTATTCCAAGGGGATTCCCCGGCTCATCAATGTCATATGCGACAACAGCCTGATGACGGGCTTTGTCTATGAGAAACATCGAATAGACAAAAACATCGTGCGCGAGGTCATCAAGGACATGGAAGGGCCTGCTGTGAGAAAAGGCTGGAAGGCCATCTTTCTGCCCGCAATCGTCATCCTTGCCATTGCGGGGATCCTCGTTGCCTGGTGGGGAGATCTCAGCTTCGGCAATCGCCCTTACGCAGGGGAAAGTGTACAGAAGGTCTTTCGCAGCAAGATTTCTAGAGTCCTCGAGATCACCTCCCTCGAACGCTTTGATAAAGCCGCCGAAGCGGTACGCACGGCTGGTTTTTCCGTTGAGCAGGCTATTCCCTCCGCTGACCCGGGGCAGAGGAACGAGAGGGCACAGTGA
- a CDS encoding AMP-binding protein — protein sequence MLLQQFLEDSSRRYPDKVALIHRGERLTYDAINRRANQVAALLRSEGIRRGDRVAVFLDNCIEAVISLFGILKADAVFLMLNPQLKAPKLAYILDNCGAKAFISDTGKLKGVSDVIPSSQALEAVVLTGNRKHIDPGLHRNVIAWSETEQLPDSQAGIRNANIDIDLASIIYTSGSTGNPKGVMLTHLNMVSAATSITTYLENVPEDVVINVLPLSFDYGLYQVLMTFKFGGTLVLEKSFVFPYEIVKRMSEERVTGFPGVPTIFAILLQMKDLKKYDLSSLRYITNTAAALPVTHIKQIRETFPQAKLYSMYGLTECKRVSYLPPEELDRRPDSVGRGMPNEEVWIVDESGNRLGPGVVGELVVRGSNVMKGYWGDIEATDRVLKPGPLPGERVLYTGDLFRMDEEGFIYFVGRKDDMIKTRGERVSPKEVEDALYAAAGVAEAAVLPVPDDLLGSAIKAYIVRKEGADLTDKQLLLHCKRMLEEFAIPKYFEFRGALPKNASGKIDKLALKAELENKQP from the coding sequence ATGCTTCTCCAGCAATTCCTCGAAGACAGCTCCCGCAGGTACCCTGACAAAGTGGCCCTCATCCACCGCGGCGAAAGGCTGACGTACGATGCAATCAACCGTAGGGCAAACCAGGTTGCGGCCCTTCTCCGGTCTGAGGGGATTCGCAGGGGCGACCGTGTCGCCGTCTTCCTCGACAATTGCATAGAAGCCGTCATCTCGCTCTTTGGCATCCTGAAAGCCGATGCCGTCTTCTTAATGCTCAATCCCCAGTTAAAAGCTCCGAAACTGGCTTACATCCTGGACAACTGCGGGGCGAAAGCATTTATTTCCGACACCGGCAAGCTCAAAGGTGTTTCTGACGTCATTCCTTCAAGCCAAGCCCTTGAGGCTGTCGTCCTGACAGGCAATCGTAAACATATTGATCCCGGACTGCATCGAAACGTGATTGCATGGTCGGAAACAGAGCAACTGCCGGATTCCCAGGCCGGCATCAGGAATGCAAACATCGACATCGACCTTGCATCCATCATCTACACGTCCGGTTCCACGGGCAATCCCAAGGGGGTCATGCTGACGCACCTCAACATGGTTTCGGCGGCAACCTCCATCACGACTTATCTCGAGAATGTGCCCGAGGATGTCGTTATCAATGTCCTGCCGCTGTCATTCGACTACGGCCTGTACCAGGTCCTCATGACGTTCAAATTCGGCGGGACGCTGGTCCTGGAAAAATCCTTCGTCTTTCCGTACGAGATTGTGAAAAGGATGTCTGAGGAGCGCGTGACAGGATTTCCGGGCGTGCCGACGATCTTTGCCATCCTTCTGCAAATGAAAGATCTCAAGAAGTACGACTTGAGTTCCCTGCGGTATATCACCAACACGGCTGCCGCTCTCCCGGTGACCCACATCAAGCAGATTCGGGAGACCTTTCCACAGGCCAAACTTTATTCCATGTACGGTCTGACCGAGTGCAAGCGGGTCTCCTACCTGCCTCCGGAGGAACTTGACCGCAGGCCAGATTCTGTCGGGCGTGGAATGCCGAACGAGGAAGTCTGGATCGTCGATGAGAGTGGAAACCGCCTGGGACCTGGCGTCGTGGGCGAACTGGTCGTGCGGGGCTCAAACGTGATGAAGGGCTACTGGGGTGACATTGAGGCAACGGACCGCGTCTTGAAACCAGGCCCTCTGCCGGGCGAAAGGGTTCTCTACACCGGTGACCTTTTCCGTATGGACGAGGAGGGCTTCATCTATTTCGTTGGCCGGAAGGACGATATGATCAAGACCCGTGGAGAGCGTGTCAGTCCCAAGGAGGTCGAGGACGCCCTTTACGCGGCAGCAGGAGTTGCGGAAGCTGCCGTTCTTCCCGTTCCAGACGATCTCCTGGGCAGCGCCATCAAGGCCTACATCGTACGGAAGGAGGGAGCCGACCTCACCGATAAGCAGCTTCTTCTCCACTGCAAGAGAATGCTGGAGGAGTTTGCCATCCCGAAGTACTTCGAATTCAGGGGTGCTCTCCCCAAGAACGCCTCCGGCAAGATCGACAAACTCGCCCTCAAAGCCGAACTCGAGAATAAACAGCCTTAG
- a CDS encoding tetratricopeptide repeat protein, which translates to MHYRNRWTWALVAVLCMVLPAGMAGCSKESKKESHFKKGEAYLAESKFREAVIEFKNVLQIDPNDSKAQHKLGMAQLGAGDPREAHAAFSKAVELDPNFLEPRLQLGRLYLMAREPEKAREQARLILERDPKNAQGHQLMSMVHLGDRKLPEAIAAAVKAVEADPKKAESHLNLAGLYILNKDLPKAEEAFKAAVAAEPGSVQARLALAGFYARSGRQKEAEEAYIETTRLAGKETTAWVALGNFYISQRRLEDAERQFVQAAEVAHKKAAALVYLGDFYMAWNKRDKALEAYKKAADSEPDSVAPQVKLAEHYLADRKTDEASKALEKIRKINPKSHEATIIQGQIHVAKNEFAEAITLLQGYLKDNPKSAAGHYYLGLAQFGNRDVQQAKARITEAINLNPRWLEPRLVLADMALSTGDSKTAIETLQAVLKEDPKNTRALMGLGNAYVVRGDWGRAGSTFEELIKINPQNAAAYVQSGRVYLARKQEKEALARFEKALMLQPGAVEPMRYIVNSHMAQGETQKAIERVETQLKASPGNPYFYNLLGALYETKKDTASAEQYYRKSIESDPGAPDLYVSIASFYVRQNMADKAVGELNTALQKNPNSISALMALAGIYQGQNKNDLAKENYRKILKINPKFPPAANNLAYIYADENTNLDEALTLAQAAKEALPDNPYMADTLGWVYYRKNVYTRAIVYLKEAAEKLPNQPMVRYHLGMAYHKNGNADLARKELTKALELDPKFKGNEEARAILQKK; encoded by the coding sequence ATGCATTATCGGAATCGTTGGACGTGGGCCCTCGTGGCGGTTCTCTGCATGGTCCTTCCGGCGGGTATGGCAGGCTGCAGCAAGGAGAGCAAGAAGGAGAGCCATTTCAAGAAGGGCGAGGCCTACCTGGCGGAGAGCAAGTTCCGGGAGGCCGTCATCGAATTCAAGAACGTCCTGCAAATCGATCCCAACGACTCGAAGGCCCAGCACAAACTCGGCATGGCCCAACTCGGGGCGGGAGACCCCCGCGAGGCCCATGCCGCATTCAGCAAGGCGGTCGAGCTCGACCCGAATTTCCTCGAGCCCCGCCTGCAACTGGGACGTCTCTACCTCATGGCACGGGAGCCCGAGAAGGCCCGCGAGCAGGCAAGGCTGATTCTCGAAAGGGACCCGAAAAACGCCCAGGGGCACCAGCTGATGAGCATGGTACACCTTGGTGACCGCAAGCTTCCCGAAGCCATCGCCGCGGCCGTAAAGGCCGTCGAGGCCGACCCGAAGAAGGCGGAGTCCCATCTGAACCTTGCCGGGCTCTACATCCTGAACAAGGACCTGCCCAAGGCCGAGGAGGCCTTCAAGGCCGCCGTGGCTGCCGAGCCCGGCTCCGTTCAAGCACGGCTGGCCCTTGCGGGCTTTTACGCGCGATCGGGCAGGCAGAAGGAGGCCGAGGAGGCCTATATCGAGACGACGAGGCTCGCCGGCAAGGAGACGACGGCCTGGGTTGCCCTCGGGAACTTCTACATCTCGCAGAGGCGCCTCGAGGATGCCGAGAGGCAATTCGTACAGGCCGCAGAGGTCGCCCACAAGAAGGCCGCAGCCCTCGTCTACCTGGGCGACTTCTACATGGCGTGGAACAAGCGCGACAAGGCCCTCGAGGCATACAAAAAAGCAGCCGACAGCGAACCCGACAGCGTCGCGCCGCAGGTGAAGCTGGCCGAGCACTACTTGGCCGACCGCAAGACCGACGAGGCCTCCAAGGCCCTCGAGAAGATACGGAAGATCAACCCCAAGAGCCACGAGGCGACGATCATCCAGGGCCAGATCCACGTGGCGAAAAACGAGTTCGCGGAGGCCATCACGCTGCTTCAGGGCTACCTGAAGGACAACCCCAAGTCGGCCGCGGGACACTACTATCTGGGTCTTGCCCAGTTCGGCAACCGTGACGTGCAGCAGGCCAAGGCCCGGATCACCGAGGCCATCAACCTCAACCCCCGCTGGCTCGAGCCGAGGCTCGTCCTGGCCGACATGGCCCTTTCGACGGGCGACAGCAAGACGGCCATCGAGACCCTGCAGGCTGTTCTCAAGGAAGACCCGAAGAACACCCGCGCGCTGATGGGGCTAGGCAATGCCTATGTCGTAAGGGGTGACTGGGGGCGGGCGGGGAGCACCTTCGAGGAACTCATCAAGATCAACCCCCAGAACGCCGCGGCCTATGTCCAGTCGGGGCGAGTCTACCTTGCCCGCAAGCAGGAGAAGGAGGCCCTCGCCCGCTTCGAGAAGGCCCTTATGCTTCAGCCCGGCGCCGTCGAGCCCATGCGTTACATCGTCAACTCCCACATGGCCCAGGGCGAGACTCAGAAGGCCATCGAACGGGTCGAGACACAGCTCAAGGCCTCCCCGGGCAACCCCTATTTTTATAATCTCCTCGGGGCACTTTACGAAACGAAGAAGGATACGGCATCGGCCGAGCAATACTACCGTAAATCCATCGAGTCCGACCCCGGCGCGCCCGATCTCTATGTGTCGATTGCCAGCTTCTACGTGAGGCAGAACATGGCCGACAAGGCCGTAGGCGAACTCAACACTGCCCTGCAGAAGAACCCAAACTCGATTTCAGCCCTCATGGCACTGGCCGGCATCTACCAGGGCCAGAACAAGAACGACCTTGCGAAGGAGAACTATAGGAAGATCCTGAAAATCAACCCCAAATTCCCGCCGGCGGCAAACAACCTGGCCTACATTTACGCCGACGAGAACACAAATCTCGACGAGGCCCTCACACTGGCCCAGGCTGCCAAGGAGGCCCTTCCCGACAACCCCTACATGGCCGACACCCTGGGGTGGGTCTACTACCGAAAGAACGTCTACACAAGGGCCATCGTCTACCTGAAGGAAGCGGCAGAAAAGCTTCCCAACCAGCCCATGGTCCGCTACCACCTCGGCATGGCCTATCACAAGAACGGCAATGCCGACCTCGCCCGGAAAGAGCTCACGAAGGCCCTCGAACTCGATCCGAAATTCAAGGGAAACGAGGAGGCGAGGGCAATCCTACAAAAAAAGTAA
- a CDS encoding outer membrane beta-barrel protein, translating into MRRKQSIALACLFFLLILANHAAGQDSAAGTSGPSGSTAPPGTSATTERLAPFTITGERGPAGPVPLPGGARLELRPFVSVQARYTSNVDLSPDGPGKKEDWITTIFPGISFISNDARLGAELNYRAGFNFYAHESERNYVSHDGLVNLRYNPDPRLTFRLRNFLQRSDEPRQQLFGAGETGHLLTSFAGRQRYWRNVVEPAVDWQFARESTIGLYYRNNILRNDSSAYEDSTEHYVSPRLTYWFDQRNGVVLEYGYTDGEFQRSPDLTGHRAYARYNHRTSATTTLFVDYEFLSRDYDDSGNDYIVHAPAVGIDYCFSPTLTGTARAGYFRWDPDRGDAEDGFNGLLSLTQRDRLTTYTLILEGGYREDLFSAENLGFTQYYRASAVVSHRLTERFSAGLVGIVERTDFAQNPRKDWLYTADVTADYRVLRWLSIGVRVGYAECDSNIPTSSYDEWHAFLTLTASYNVF; encoded by the coding sequence GTGAGACGAAAGCAATCGATCGCGCTGGCGTGTCTGTTTTTTCTACTTATCCTGGCAAACCATGCGGCCGGACAGGACAGTGCAGCAGGTACATCCGGCCCGTCCGGGTCAACCGCGCCCCCGGGGACTTCGGCGACGACTGAACGGTTGGCGCCGTTTACGATAACCGGAGAAAGGGGACCTGCCGGTCCTGTGCCTCTGCCCGGTGGGGCTCGTCTGGAATTGCGGCCCTTCGTGAGCGTCCAGGCGCGGTACACAAGCAACGTGGATCTTTCGCCCGACGGCCCAGGCAAGAAGGAGGACTGGATCACCACCATCTTCCCGGGGATCTCGTTCATCAGCAACGATGCGCGCCTCGGCGCGGAGTTGAATTACCGGGCCGGTTTCAACTTCTACGCCCACGAAAGCGAAAGGAACTACGTCAGCCACGACGGCCTTGTGAACCTTCGATACAATCCCGACCCGCGTCTGACCTTCCGGCTCCGAAATTTTCTCCAGCGTTCCGACGAGCCTCGTCAGCAGCTTTTCGGGGCAGGTGAAACCGGCCATCTCCTGACGTCGTTTGCGGGCAGGCAGCGATACTGGCGCAACGTGGTCGAACCGGCCGTTGACTGGCAGTTCGCTCGGGAGAGCACAATCGGCCTGTACTATCGAAACAATATTCTTCGAAATGACAGCAGCGCATACGAGGACAGCACGGAGCACTATGTCAGCCCTCGTCTCACGTACTGGTTCGACCAGAGAAACGGGGTCGTCCTCGAGTACGGATACACGGACGGGGAGTTCCAGCGGTCACCCGATTTAACCGGACACAGGGCCTACGCGCGTTACAACCATCGCACAAGCGCCACAACGACGCTTTTCGTGGATTACGAATTCTTGTCCCGTGACTACGACGACTCGGGCAACGACTACATCGTGCATGCTCCCGCCGTTGGGATCGATTATTGCTTCAGTCCAACGCTGACCGGTACAGCAAGGGCGGGTTACTTCCGGTGGGACCCCGACCGGGGGGATGCCGAGGACGGGTTCAACGGATTGCTCAGCCTCACGCAGAGGGACAGGCTGACAACGTACACCCTGATCCTCGAAGGAGGCTACCGCGAAGATTTGTTCTCTGCGGAAAACTTGGGTTTCACTCAGTACTACCGTGCTTCGGCTGTAGTGAGTCATCGCTTGACAGAGCGGTTCTCCGCGGGATTGGTCGGAATCGTCGAGCGGACGGACTTTGCCCAGAACCCGCGAAAGGACTGGCTCTATACGGCAGATGTCACGGCAGACTACCGGGTTCTGCGGTGGCTCAGCATCGGTGTGCGGGTCGGCTATGCGGAGTGTGACTCGAATATCCCGACCTCGAGCTACGACGAGTGGCATGCCTTCCTGACGCTGACAGCAAGCTACAACGTATTCTAG
- a CDS encoding sugar transporter, whose amino-acid sequence MSKGIIIVKFFYNYLLPSLKRPFIMCYTSPATVGAAYGIGNAYLSGAGPAWLPDFWRERMRRLQIAGLFLLVYCLLLNPIPGLAQQTAPDSGKPEKKESTARDELQKKQAKAAVAADSGTYVIGPEDVLYIYVWKEDNLSRTVPVRMDGMISIPLVDDVKAAGLTPLQLKEVLLAKLREYVDTPDVTVIVTEANSYKIYVQGEVRTPGVIRLRTETSLVQAIVLAGGFTDWADKKKITILRKEGGKESRIRVNYNKIIDGDAGHPDVILKSGDIIIVPN is encoded by the coding sequence ATGAGCAAGGGGATAATTATCGTAAAATTTTTTTACAATTATTTATTGCCAAGTCTGAAGCGGCCTTTTATAATGTGTTACACGTCGCCAGCCACTGTCGGTGCTGCTTACGGCATCGGAAACGCGTATCTCAGCGGGGCCGGACCGGCCTGGTTACCTGATTTTTGGAGAGAGAGGATGAGAAGGCTTCAGATCGCAGGTCTGTTTCTGCTGGTGTATTGTCTCCTGTTAAATCCCATCCCGGGTTTGGCTCAACAAACGGCCCCCGACTCCGGTAAACCAGAGAAGAAGGAATCCACGGCAAGGGACGAACTACAGAAGAAGCAGGCAAAGGCTGCCGTGGCAGCCGACAGCGGAACCTACGTCATCGGCCCCGAGGATGTCCTCTATATTTATGTCTGGAAAGAGGACAACCTGTCCCGCACCGTTCCCGTCCGCATGGACGGGATGATCTCCATTCCCCTTGTGGACGACGTGAAGGCGGCAGGCCTCACGCCTCTTCAGCTCAAGGAAGTGCTGCTGGCCAAGCTCCGGGAGTACGTAGACACCCCCGATGTCACCGTCATCGTGACGGAGGCAAACAGCTACAAAATTTATGTCCAAGGCGAAGTGAGAACACCGGGGGTGATCCGTCTCCGCACGGAAACATCCCTCGTGCAGGCCATTGTCCTTGCAGGCGGCTTTACCGACTGGGCAGACAAGAAGAAGATCACGATCCTCCGCAAGGAGGGGGGCAAGGAATCCCGTATCCGGGTCAACTACAACAAGATCATCGACGGCGATGCGGGTCATCCGGACGTCATCCTCAAGTCCGGCGACATCATCATCGTTCCAAACTAA
- a CDS encoding acyl carrier protein — protein MPLRDQIRAFILENFILEKPDDLKDDESMLEKGIMDSTGVLELVAFLESTYEIKVEDEELIPENLDSIKSIVSYLERKLAQASRPQEEQAPASQA, from the coding sequence ATGCCATTAAGAGATCAAATTCGAGCCTTCATTCTCGAAAATTTCATCCTGGAAAAGCCGGATGATCTGAAAGACGATGAATCCATGCTGGAAAAGGGAATCATGGATTCAACGGGTGTGCTCGAGCTCGTTGCCTTTTTGGAGAGTACGTACGAGATCAAGGTAGAGGACGAGGAATTGATTCCGGAAAACCTGGACTCGATCAAGAGCATCGTCAGCTACCTCGAGAGAAAGCTGGCCCAGGCATCAAGACCGCAAGAAGAACAAGCCCCCGCCTCCCAGGCCTGA